A portion of the Pomacea canaliculata isolate SZHN2017 linkage group LG13, ASM307304v1, whole genome shotgun sequence genome contains these proteins:
- the LOC112554398 gene encoding LOW QUALITY PROTEIN: cartilage matrix protein-like (The sequence of the model RefSeq protein was modified relative to this genomic sequence to represent the inferred CDS: inserted 1 base in 1 codon), which translates to MKMQWLHVTTVLSCFLAIFIKQSQGGAECQEKVADIVFLLDSSVSLWLREFGAQLAFVQDIVHSFTIGPNNIRVGVVTFSSDVRLDIRLNQYMDKKDLRLAVSKITEWRVAHAPGDAIHFVHTSMFQPENGGRPWAAHILVLITDGYSYEPNKTQHEAAVARDKGIEIFAIGVKEAAYEGHTELYGIASEPKDMHVFNVDQYEKLSNIEEAVSTRACQHQGNWTRPETGDEEQTNPKTTAEKRCGGKPADVYIMLDSSNSIERVQFTEQLHFVAQLLHLFDLDADRTRVGVALFSDDVKEVVALQSVXTLDEIKAVLKDTFFLSGGTNTSGALEHLRTRVFPAARREVAHVAIILTDGQSKNSTLTAEEAKKLREMGVYVFAVGIGAQTDVTELMDIASDPNENFVFHVDNFASLRNIRELLAIKACDVGPSEDAGDQSEHNCVSEPTDVVFVYDSAAVNMVESDIISGFISDFVQNIENDDVVRYGLVRENCYKGDNINLQTGANAQAIEDFLQEPHQNGLSVLLQRVRLRGFLNVYDDTRARAQKLLVLFVGPKLQKISEVEKEIKRLQFQGVRLLVVAVGSDKDVKVLQPLQDLASAPLVWASDYDSLSTLTGQLVNRFCEVARQRPVAV; encoded by the exons ATGAAGATGCAGTGGCTGCACGTGACTACAGTCCTTTCCTGCTTCCTAGCA attttcaTCAAACAATCCCAAG GTGGCGCTGAATGCCAGGAGAAAGTAGCAGACATCGTCTTTCTTCTGGACTCCTCCGTCAGCCTCTGGCTGAGAGAGTTCGGAGCCCAGCTGGCCTTTGTTCAGGATATCGTCCACTCCTTCACCATCGGGCCCAACAACATCCGCGTGGGCGTCGTCACCTTCAG CTCGGACGTCAGGCTGGACATTCGATTGAACCAATACATGGACAAGAAGGACCTGCGACTCGCTGTCAGCAAGATCACCGAATGGAGAGTGGCACACGCACCGGGGGATGCTATTCATTTCGTCCACACATCTATGTTCCAG CCGGAGAACGGAGGACGTCCATGGGCAGCTCACATCTTGGTGTTGATCACGGACGGCTACTCTTACGAACCCAACAAGACTCAGCACGAGGCGGCCGTGGCCAGGGACAAGGGCATCGAGATCTTTGCCATCGGTGTCAAGGAGGCTGCGTATGAGGGCCACACTGAGTTGTACGGAATCGCCAGCGAGCCCAAGGACATGCACGTCTTCAACGTGGACCAGTACGAGAAGCTGAGCAACATCGAGGAGGCTGTATCGACAAGAGCTTGTCAACACC AAGGTAATTGGACTCGACCAGAGACAGGTGACGAGGAACAAACCAACCCGAAGACTACTGCCGAAAAAC GGTGTGGCGGCAAGCCAGCGGACGTCTACATCATGCTGGACAGCTCCAACAGCATCGAGAGGGTGCAGTTTACCGAGCAGCTGCACTTCGTTGCGCAGCTCCTCCATCTCTTTGATCTGGACGCCGACCGCACGCGAGTGGGCGTGGCTCTCTTCAGCGATGACGTCAAGGAGGTCGTCGCCCTGCAAAGTG ACACACTGGATGAAATCAAGGCTGTGTTGAAAGACACCTTCTTCCTGTCAG GTGGCACCAACACCAGTGGCGCTTTGGAGCACCTCAGGACACGGGTGTTTCCAGCTGCCCGCCGCGAGGTGGCGCACGTGGCCATCATTCTGACCGACGGCCAATCAAAGAACTCGACACTCACGGCTGAGGAAGCGAAAAAGCTACGTGagatgggtgtgtatgtgttcgcCGTCGGCATTGGAGCGCAGACCGACGTCACTGAGTTGATGGACATCGCCAGCGACCCTAACGAGAACTTTGTCTTCCATGTCGACAACTTTGCGAGCTTAAGGAACATTCGAGAGCTCTTAGCCATCAAAGCTTGTGACG ttgGTCCGTCAGAGGATGCCGGTGACCAGTCAGAACACA aCTGTGTTTCCGAACCCACTGACGTTGTCTTCGTCTACGACTCAGCTGCTGTGAATATGGTGGAAAGTGACATCATATCCGGTTTCATATCTgattttgtgcaaaatatagaaaatgacGACGTTGTGAGATACGGTCTGGTGCGGGAAAATTGctacaagggagacaacatcAATCTCCAGACGGGTGCTAATGCACAGGCCATAGAG GATTTCCTTCAAGAACCTCATCAGAACGGCCTGTCAGTGCTTCTCCAGCGCGTTCGTCTGCGTGGCTTCCTCAACGTGTATGACGACACGCGAGCGAGGGCTCAGAAACTCCTCGTGCTCTTTGTGGGCCCCAAGCTTCAGAAGATTTCCGAggtggagaaagaaataaaaagacttcaGTTTCAGGGTGTCCGTCTGCTGGTGGTGGCTGTGGGTTCAGACAAAGACGTGAAGGTGCTGCAGCCACTACAGGACTTGGCCAGCGCCCCTCTGGTGTGGGCCAGCGACTACGACAGTTTGTCCACACTGACAGGACAGCTAGTCAACCGGTTCTGCGAGGTTGCCAGGCAACGACCAGTTGCTGTTTAG